The following are from one region of the Archangium lipolyticum genome:
- a CDS encoding ribonuclease H-like domain-containing protein, with protein MLRRTFQLIPGVGPWKEKDLWARGIQTWDDFPGNGVVLGQKLDEAARRRLELAREALERRDLKGLAAMVPQREHWRLYPEFARDAVYFDIETDGAQDQVPTVVALFDEGGLRVFIQGRNMDDLPEAMAERRLWVTFNGSCFDVPVLRQYFGKRFPTPDAHIDLRFVCRRLGMGGGLKEIEDKWGLARPPHMKGVNGWDAVLLWRAYRERGDVEALRFLVEYNLYDSFQLRSLMDKAYNRALDDLNMDSEPRVPVFERGELLYDVSRLILELGPTERDLRVLERVRAQDRDLHQD; from the coding sequence GGATCTGTGGGCCCGGGGCATCCAGACCTGGGACGACTTTCCGGGCAACGGGGTGGTGCTGGGCCAGAAGCTGGACGAGGCGGCTCGCCGGCGGCTGGAACTGGCGCGCGAGGCCCTGGAGCGGCGTGACCTGAAGGGCCTGGCGGCCATGGTGCCGCAGCGCGAGCACTGGCGGCTGTACCCCGAGTTCGCGCGCGACGCGGTCTACTTCGATATCGAAACGGACGGCGCGCAGGACCAGGTTCCCACGGTGGTGGCCCTGTTCGACGAAGGCGGCCTGCGGGTCTTCATCCAGGGCCGCAACATGGACGATCTGCCGGAGGCCATGGCGGAGCGGCGGCTGTGGGTGACGTTCAATGGCTCGTGCTTCGACGTGCCGGTGCTGCGCCAGTACTTCGGCAAGCGCTTCCCGACGCCGGATGCCCATATCGACTTGCGGTTCGTGTGCCGGCGGTTGGGCATGGGCGGCGGGCTGAAGGAGATCGAGGACAAGTGGGGGCTGGCGCGGCCACCGCACATGAAGGGCGTGAACGGCTGGGACGCGGTGCTGCTGTGGCGCGCGTACCGCGAGCGCGGAGACGTGGAGGCCCTGCGATTCCTGGTGGAGTACAACCTCTATGACTCGTTCCAGCTCCGGTCGCTGATGGACAAGGCGTACAACCGCGCGTTGGACGACCTGAACATGGACTCCGAACCGCGCGTGCCCGTCTTCGAGCGGGGCGAGCTCCTCTACGACGTGAGCCGGCTCATCCTGGAGCTGGGACCCACGGAGAGGGACTTGAGGGTGCTCGAGCGGGTGCGCGCCCAGGACCGCGATCTGCACCAGGACTGA
- a CDS encoding serine/threonine-protein kinase, giving the protein MSIDRPESSNHPRLLFTSNGTRYELIRRLGRRNNGELMLARRRYAQGPAGSVIIKRLSRPVSEKQKQRLKEEVQLAYRLDHPGIAKVYQLVLHGGLPYVVMEYVDGRSLETVLSVSAMRQRPMSEAFVCHVVSEVADALHHAHTLADELGRPLGIVHRDINPENIRVSTNGEVKLVDFGVAYSLLPGREATTASVLRGDIAYASPERMRLERVDHRSDLFSLGLVMLELLTGRHLYDLEDVEQSAREAGPVPAALAEVHCEEPSWVPVAEMAARIARFGPEDVERAVQGVSEPLRAVVHRALRREPSERYQSGLELRDALREFLVVQGRSYGRPEAAREVLLAVKEAELLRESADVLEPDVFPEVPPRRTEH; this is encoded by the coding sequence ATGTCCATCGACAGGCCCGAGTCCTCGAACCACCCCCGGCTTCTCTTCACCTCGAATGGGACCCGCTACGAACTCATTCGTAGATTGGGAAGGCGGAACAATGGGGAGCTGATGCTCGCCAGGCGCCGTTATGCCCAGGGACCCGCGGGCTCCGTGATCATCAAGCGGTTGTCGCGGCCGGTCAGTGAGAAGCAGAAGCAGCGGCTGAAGGAAGAGGTCCAGTTGGCGTACCGGCTCGACCATCCCGGCATCGCGAAGGTGTACCAGTTGGTGCTGCACGGAGGGCTGCCGTACGTGGTGATGGAGTACGTGGACGGCCGCTCCCTGGAGACGGTGTTGAGCGTGTCGGCCATGCGGCAGCGCCCCATGTCCGAGGCCTTCGTCTGCCATGTGGTGTCCGAGGTCGCGGACGCGCTCCACCATGCGCACACGCTGGCGGACGAGCTGGGGCGGCCCCTCGGCATCGTCCACCGGGACATCAACCCGGAGAACATCCGGGTGAGCACCAACGGCGAGGTGAAGCTGGTGGACTTCGGCGTGGCGTACTCGCTGCTGCCCGGGCGGGAGGCCACCACGGCCTCCGTGCTGCGCGGGGACATCGCCTATGCGTCCCCGGAGCGCATGCGCCTGGAGAGGGTGGATCACCGCTCGGATCTGTTCTCGCTGGGGCTGGTGATGCTGGAGCTGCTCACGGGCAGGCACCTGTATGACCTGGAGGACGTGGAGCAATCGGCGCGGGAGGCCGGCCCGGTTCCAGCCGCGCTGGCCGAGGTGCACTGCGAGGAGCCGAGCTGGGTTCCGGTCGCGGAGATGGCGGCGCGCATCGCGCGTTTTGGTCCGGAGGACGTGGAGCGGGCGGTCCAGGGCGTGTCGGAGCCGCTGCGGGCCGTGGTGCACCGGGCGCTCCGGCGGGAGCCTTCCGAGCGCTACCAGTCCGGCCTGGAACTGCGTGACGCGCTCCGGGAGTTCCTCGTGGTCCAGGGGCGCTCGTACGGGCGGCCAGAGGCGGCGCGGGAGGTGCTCCTGGCCGTGAAGGAGGCGGAGTTGCTGCGCGAGTCCGCGGACGTGCTCGAACCGGATGTATTCCCGGAGGTGCCACCTCGGCGGACCGAGCACTGA
- the guaB gene encoding IMP dehydrogenase, whose translation MLTSDVRLALTFDDVLLQPAESAVLPKDANLTTRLTRNLRLNIPLLSAAMDTVTEARTAIAMAQEGGIGVIHKNMTPEQQALEVMKVKKFESGMVVDPVTIEPQAPLSKALELMRQHNISGIPVVQGRKLVGIVTSRDVRFETNVQQKVEAVMTRKLITGREGISQGEAQKLLHEHRIEKLLIVDEQFELKGLITIKDIEKHRTHPNAAKDAKGRLLCAAAVGTSADREARVDALIRAGVDVIIVDTAHGHSLNVIEAVRDTRKNFKGFELIAGNVATAAATRALIEAGVDAVKVGIGPGSICTTRVVAGVGVPQLTAIDDCAREADKHGVPVIADGGVKYSGDIVKALAAGASSVMIGSLFAGTEEAPGEVILYQGRSYKSYRGMGSMGAMKQGSKDRYFQSEVDAVKLVPEGIEGRVPYKGSLAMNIHQMLGGLRSGMGYVGCPTIEDLRTKAQFVRITAAGLKESHVHDVIITEEAPNYRVE comes from the coding sequence ATGCTGACCTCTGACGTAAGGCTCGCGCTGACCTTCGATGACGTTCTCCTGCAGCCCGCCGAGAGCGCCGTCCTTCCCAAAGACGCCAACCTCACGACCCGGTTGACCCGCAACCTGCGGCTCAACATCCCGCTGCTGTCCGCGGCGATGGACACCGTCACCGAGGCGCGTACCGCCATCGCCATGGCGCAGGAAGGTGGCATCGGAGTCATCCACAAGAACATGACCCCCGAGCAGCAGGCGCTCGAGGTCATGAAGGTGAAGAAGTTCGAGAGCGGGATGGTGGTGGATCCCGTGACGATCGAGCCGCAGGCGCCGCTGTCGAAGGCGCTCGAGCTGATGCGGCAGCACAACATCTCGGGCATCCCCGTGGTGCAGGGCCGCAAGCTGGTGGGCATCGTCACCAGCCGCGACGTGCGCTTCGAGACGAACGTGCAGCAGAAGGTGGAGGCGGTGATGACGCGCAAGCTCATCACCGGCCGCGAGGGCATCAGCCAGGGCGAGGCCCAGAAGCTGCTGCACGAGCACCGCATCGAGAAGCTGCTGATCGTCGACGAGCAGTTCGAGCTCAAGGGCCTCATCACGATCAAGGACATCGAGAAGCACCGCACGCACCCGAACGCGGCCAAGGATGCCAAGGGTCGGCTGCTGTGCGCCGCCGCGGTGGGCACCTCGGCGGACCGCGAGGCCCGCGTCGACGCGCTGATCCGCGCCGGCGTGGACGTGATCATCGTCGACACGGCCCACGGCCACTCGCTCAACGTGATCGAGGCCGTGCGCGACACGCGCAAGAACTTCAAGGGCTTCGAGCTGATCGCCGGCAACGTGGCCACGGCGGCGGCGACCCGGGCGCTCATCGAGGCCGGCGTGGACGCGGTGAAGGTGGGCATCGGTCCCGGCTCCATCTGCACCACGCGCGTGGTGGCCGGCGTGGGCGTGCCCCAGCTCACGGCCATCGACGACTGCGCGCGCGAAGCGGACAAGCACGGCGTGCCCGTCATCGCCGACGGCGGCGTGAAGTACTCCGGCGACATCGTGAAGGCGCTGGCCGCCGGGGCCAGCTCGGTGATGATCGGCTCGCTCTTCGCGGGCACCGAGGAGGCGCCGGGCGAGGTCATCCTGTACCAGGGCCGCAGCTACAAGAGCTACCGCGGCATGGGCTCCATGGGCGCGATGAAGCAGGGCTCCAAGGACCGCTACTTCCAGTCGGAGGTGGACGCGGTGAAGCTGGTGCCCGAGGGCATCGAGGGCCGCGTGCCCTACAAGGGCAGCCTGGCCATGAACATCCACCAGATGCTGGGTGGGCTGCGCAGCGGCATGGGTTACGTGGGCTGCCCCACCATCGAGGATCTGCGCACCAAGGCGCAGTTCGTGCGGATCACCGCGGCCGGGCTCAAGGAGAGCCACGTGCACGACGTGATCATCACCGAGGAGGCGCCCAACTACCGGGTGGAGTAG
- a CDS encoding cyclic nucleotide-binding domain-containing protein, with protein MEVAAVLKACPLFKDFTDVGIQIFAAIGVPRAFPKGSALFLENRPGESLFILGEGTVRLSARNTGGEEVTLGDVGAGEPLGELALIQKGERLCTATAMTDVTAVEIRHADFQRLTAQKPQACMKLLMGIITHFSGKVRENREFMKSLVGKT; from the coding sequence ATGGAGGTCGCAGCCGTACTCAAGGCTTGCCCGCTCTTCAAGGATTTCACCGATGTCGGCATCCAGATCTTCGCCGCCATTGGGGTGCCGCGCGCCTTTCCCAAGGGGTCGGCCCTGTTCCTGGAGAACCGTCCCGGCGAGTCGCTCTTCATCCTCGGAGAAGGAACGGTGCGGCTGAGCGCGCGCAACACCGGGGGCGAGGAAGTGACGCTCGGGGATGTAGGCGCGGGTGAGCCCCTGGGCGAGCTGGCACTCATCCAGAAGGGCGAGCGGTTGTGCACCGCCACGGCGATGACGGATGTCACGGCCGTGGAGATCCGCCACGCGGACTTCCAGCGGCTGACGGCGCAGAAACCCCAGGCCTGCATGAAGCTGCTGATGGGGATCATCACCCACTTCAGCGGAAAGGTCCGCGAGAACCGCGAGTTCATGAAGTCGCTCGTGGGCAAGACGTAA
- the guaA gene encoding glutamine-hydrolyzing GMP synthase, protein MDIHAEKILILDFGSQYTQLIARRVRELGVYCEIHRPDLPAEDIRRFAPRGIILSGGPASVEAEGSPRCDPHVFDAGLPVLGICYGLQLISKLLGGRVDRSAHREYGAAEVEVLAARGPLAGFPMGERVKVWMSHGDRVDALPPDFESIGRSGNSPFAAAAHKSKPIYGLQFHPEVVHTPLGKEMLRAFLFTDCKVSGSWTMKGFIQEAEEAIRRQVGDHGRVICGLSGGVDSSVAALLLHRALGARLQCIFVDNGLLRQGERAQVEALFVDRFHVPLKTVDARARFLEKLAGVTDPEKKRKIIGREFIAVFEEAAREVQGAEFLAQGTLYPDVIESVSYKGPSVTIKSHHNVGGLPEKMNLKLVEPLRELFKDEVRALGRELGLPDEMVSRQPFPGPGLAIRVLGEITEERLELVRRADAIVQQEIRDAGLYKDLWQAFAVLLPVQSVGVMGDERTYESTCVLRAVTSVDGMTADWARLPYPVMERISTRITNEVRGINRVVYDISSKPPATIEWE, encoded by the coding sequence GTGGACATTCACGCCGAGAAGATCCTGATCCTCGATTTCGGGAGCCAGTACACGCAGCTGATCGCCCGCCGGGTGCGGGAGCTCGGCGTGTACTGCGAGATCCACCGTCCCGATCTGCCCGCGGAGGACATCCGCCGCTTCGCCCCTCGGGGCATCATCCTGTCGGGAGGGCCGGCCTCGGTGGAGGCGGAGGGCTCGCCGCGGTGCGATCCCCACGTCTTCGACGCGGGCCTGCCGGTGCTGGGCATCTGCTACGGACTCCAACTGATCTCCAAGCTGCTGGGAGGCCGGGTGGATCGGTCGGCGCACCGGGAGTACGGCGCCGCCGAGGTGGAAGTGCTGGCGGCCCGGGGCCCGCTCGCCGGATTCCCCATGGGCGAGCGGGTGAAGGTGTGGATGAGCCACGGAGACCGGGTGGACGCGCTGCCGCCGGACTTCGAGTCCATCGGCCGTAGCGGCAACTCGCCCTTCGCGGCGGCGGCGCACAAGAGCAAGCCCATCTACGGGCTGCAGTTCCACCCCGAGGTGGTGCACACCCCGCTGGGCAAGGAGATGCTGCGCGCCTTCCTGTTCACCGACTGCAAGGTGAGCGGGAGCTGGACGATGAAGGGCTTCATCCAGGAGGCCGAGGAGGCCATCCGGCGCCAGGTGGGCGATCACGGCCGCGTCATCTGCGGGCTGTCGGGCGGCGTGGACAGCTCGGTGGCGGCGCTGTTGCTGCACCGTGCGCTCGGCGCGCGGCTTCAGTGCATCTTCGTGGACAACGGTCTGCTCCGGCAGGGGGAGCGCGCGCAGGTGGAGGCGCTCTTCGTGGATCGCTTCCACGTGCCGCTGAAGACGGTGGATGCGCGGGCGCGCTTCCTGGAGAAGCTCGCCGGCGTCACGGATCCGGAGAAGAAGCGGAAGATCATCGGCCGCGAGTTCATCGCGGTGTTCGAGGAGGCCGCGCGCGAGGTGCAGGGCGCGGAGTTCCTGGCGCAGGGCACGCTGTACCCGGACGTGATCGAGTCCGTTTCGTACAAGGGTCCCTCGGTCACCATCAAGAGCCACCACAACGTGGGCGGGCTGCCGGAGAAGATGAACCTCAAGCTGGTGGAGCCGCTGCGCGAGCTCTTCAAGGACGAGGTCCGCGCGCTGGGCCGCGAGCTGGGGTTGCCGGACGAGATGGTGTCGCGGCAGCCGTTCCCGGGGCCGGGTCTGGCGATCCGGGTGCTGGGGGAGATCACCGAGGAGCGGCTGGAGCTGGTGCGCCGCGCGGACGCGATCGTCCAGCAGGAGATCCGGGACGCGGGGCTGTACAAGGATCTGTGGCAGGCGTTCGCGGTGCTGCTGCCGGTGCAGAGCGTGGGCGTGATGGGTGACGAGCGCACCTACGAGTCCACCTGCGTGCTGCGCGCGGTGACGAGCGTGGACGGCATGACGGCGGACTGGGCGCGGCTGCCGTACCCGGTGATGGAGCGCATCTCCACGCGCATCACCAACGAGGTGCGCGGCATCAACCGCGTCGTCTACGACATCTCGTCCAAGCCGCCCGCCACCATCGAGTGGGAGTAG
- a CDS encoding S46 family peptidase has protein sequence MKRLLLLASFLGAAPALADEGMWTYNNFPASKVKEAYGFQPSQEWLDKTRLASAKFGYGCSASFVSPDGLVMTNHHCARGCIQQLSTAKKDYIANGFYARTQAEETQCPALEISQLVEITDVTAQLNTATQGLTGKQYADSLKAEMSKLEKACSTSDDVRCDVVTLYQGGKYNLYKYKRFQDVRLVFAPEHAAAFFGGDPDNFEFPRYDLDVTFVRVYGKDGKPAKIDHYFKWSAQGAKEGELTFISGHPGKTSRGLTVAQLEYLRDVGLPKQLFKMSEARGMLTEFQNRGAEQKRISTNQLFGVENGLKANKGRLEQLVDKNFFAQKVAAEQELRNKVNADPKMKAKYGAAWDEIARAQNTYRDMRKEYEAMEAGGIGGQLFSLARMLVRAAEELPKADAERLRGFNDANLPALKVQLMSKAPIYPELEIANLTFSFTKMREELGPDHPFVKKVLGKESPESLATRLVKGSKLMDPKAREALFTGGKKAIDASKDTMIRLAALVDPDGRAIRKQYEENVEAVIRKNGELIAQARFDVYGTGIYPDATGTLRLSYGAVKGYTEDGKKVEPFTLMGATFDRHTGEDPFALPRSWLAAQKDLTANTPMNFVTTNDIIGGNSGSPIINKDAEVVGLVFDGNIQSLGGEYGYDGTANRAVGVHSEALIEALKKIYKADRVLEELRPGSTPAVKASSGR, from the coding sequence ATGAAGCGTCTGCTCCTCCTCGCTTCCTTCCTCGGCGCCGCCCCCGCGCTCGCCGACGAGGGAATGTGGACGTACAACAACTTCCCCGCCTCCAAGGTCAAGGAGGCGTACGGCTTCCAGCCCTCGCAGGAATGGCTCGACAAGACGCGCCTGGCCTCGGCCAAGTTCGGCTACGGCTGCTCGGCGAGCTTCGTCTCCCCGGACGGTCTGGTGATGACGAACCACCACTGCGCCCGTGGCTGCATCCAGCAGCTCTCCACGGCCAAGAAGGACTACATCGCCAACGGCTTCTACGCCCGGACCCAGGCCGAGGAAACCCAGTGCCCGGCCCTGGAGATCAGCCAGCTCGTCGAGATCACCGACGTCACCGCGCAGCTCAACACCGCCACCCAGGGCCTCACCGGCAAGCAGTACGCCGACAGCCTCAAGGCGGAGATGTCCAAGCTCGAGAAGGCCTGCTCCACCAGCGATGACGTGCGCTGTGACGTGGTGACGCTGTACCAGGGCGGCAAGTACAACCTCTACAAGTACAAGCGCTTCCAGGACGTGCGGCTCGTGTTCGCCCCCGAGCACGCCGCCGCCTTCTTCGGCGGAGATCCGGACAACTTCGAGTTCCCCCGGTACGACCTGGACGTGACGTTCGTGCGCGTCTACGGCAAGGACGGCAAGCCCGCGAAGATCGACCACTACTTCAAGTGGTCCGCCCAGGGCGCCAAGGAAGGCGAGCTCACCTTCATTTCCGGCCACCCCGGAAAGACGTCGCGCGGCCTGACGGTGGCCCAGCTCGAGTACCTGCGGGACGTGGGCCTGCCCAAGCAGCTCTTCAAGATGTCGGAAGCCCGCGGGATGCTCACCGAGTTCCAGAACCGCGGCGCCGAGCAGAAGCGCATCTCCACCAACCAGCTCTTCGGCGTGGAGAACGGCCTCAAGGCCAACAAGGGCCGGCTCGAGCAGCTGGTGGACAAGAACTTCTTCGCCCAGAAGGTCGCCGCCGAGCAGGAGCTGCGCAACAAGGTCAACGCGGATCCGAAGATGAAGGCGAAGTACGGCGCCGCCTGGGACGAGATCGCCCGCGCCCAGAACACCTACCGCGACATGCGCAAGGAGTACGAGGCCATGGAGGCCGGCGGCATCGGCGGCCAGCTCTTCAGCCTGGCCCGGATGCTGGTGCGCGCCGCCGAGGAGCTCCCCAAGGCGGACGCGGAGCGGCTGCGCGGGTTCAACGACGCCAACCTGCCCGCCCTCAAGGTCCAGTTGATGAGCAAGGCGCCCATCTATCCCGAGCTGGAGATCGCCAACCTGACGTTCTCCTTCACCAAGATGCGTGAGGAGCTCGGACCGGATCACCCCTTCGTGAAGAAGGTGCTCGGCAAGGAGTCCCCGGAGTCGCTGGCCACCCGCCTGGTCAAGGGCTCCAAGCTGATGGATCCCAAGGCCCGCGAGGCGCTCTTCACCGGCGGCAAGAAGGCCATCGACGCCTCCAAGGACACGATGATCCGCCTGGCGGCTCTGGTGGACCCGGATGGCCGCGCCATCCGCAAGCAGTACGAGGAGAACGTCGAGGCCGTCATCCGCAAGAACGGCGAGCTGATCGCCCAGGCCCGCTTCGACGTCTACGGCACCGGCATCTACCCGGATGCCACGGGCACCCTGCGCCTCTCCTACGGCGCCGTGAAGGGCTACACGGAGGATGGCAAGAAGGTGGAGCCCTTCACCCTCATGGGCGCGACCTTCGACCGCCACACCGGTGAGGATCCCTTCGCCCTGCCCAGGTCCTGGCTCGCCGCGCAGAAGGACCTGACGGCCAACACCCCGATGAACTTCGTCACCACCAACGACATCATCGGCGGCAACTCGGGCTCGCCCATCATCAACAAGGACGCGGAGGTCGTCGGACTCGTGTTCGACGGCAACATCCAGTCCCTGGGCGGCGAGTACGGCTACGACGGCACCGCCAACCGCGCCGTCGGCGTGCACAGCGAGGCCCTCATCGAGGCCCTCAAGAAGATCTACAAGGCCGACCGCGTCCTCGAGGAGCTGCGCCCCGGCTCGACTCCCGCCGTGAAGGCCAGCTCGGGCCGGTAA
- a CDS encoding DedA family protein, with amino-acid sequence MQEFLTNLLGNTHGFLAYAAVFGVLVACGLGVPLPEDISLILGGFLAHKGAASLSMMMLIGFAGILVGDSLIFLAGRRLGSQVGRSPSGFFARVVTPEKRARVEGMFALHGQKIVMIARFLPGVRAVTYFTAGSAGMSYWRFIFWDGLAALLSAPFFVWLGFHFGDKLDYGIELLKDGQLVVFGGLAVVGLVFFLWRKRIAAVRDAALKAAVKASPVPAHLLTGASETSSAPVFEMAEQSKDRLHVRD; translated from the coding sequence GTGCAAGAATTCCTCACCAACCTGCTGGGCAACACCCACGGCTTCCTCGCCTATGCGGCCGTCTTCGGCGTGCTGGTGGCCTGTGGGCTCGGCGTCCCCCTGCCGGAGGACATCTCGCTCATCCTGGGCGGATTCCTGGCGCACAAGGGAGCGGCGAGTCTTTCGATGATGATGTTGATCGGCTTCGCCGGCATCCTGGTGGGCGACAGCCTCATCTTCCTGGCGGGCCGCCGTCTGGGCTCGCAGGTGGGCCGGTCTCCCAGCGGCTTCTTCGCGCGGGTGGTCACGCCGGAGAAGAGGGCGCGGGTGGAGGGGATGTTCGCGCTGCACGGGCAGAAGATCGTGATGATCGCCCGTTTCCTGCCCGGGGTGCGCGCGGTGACGTACTTCACCGCGGGTTCGGCGGGCATGTCCTACTGGCGCTTCATCTTCTGGGACGGGCTGGCGGCGCTGCTGTCGGCGCCGTTCTTCGTGTGGCTCGGCTTCCACTTCGGCGACAAGCTCGACTACGGCATCGAGCTGCTGAAGGACGGCCAGCTGGTGGTGTTCGGGGGCCTCGCGGTGGTGGGCCTGGTGTTCTTCCTGTGGCGCAAGCGGATCGCCGCGGTGCGGGATGCGGCGCTGAAGGCGGCGGTGAAGGCCTCGCCGGTGCCGGCGCACCTGCTGACGGGCGCGTCCGAGACCTCGTCGGCTCCCGTCTTCGAGATGGCGGAGCAGTCGAAGGATCGCCTGCACGTGCGAGACTGA
- a CDS encoding TIGR02266 family protein: MPFSTPEEFLAKYGANITLGGLYLRSKSVKPPGTRVTLDLKLADGSRLIHGSAVIHFVTGQGGQGISGMGFRFLEMDPPTRRFLDSAVAALPHAQSSLPPLPAGVGPADYSVPTGAPPPTEAPIGPTFTPWPNSIPVAASAPVATPAPVPTPAVASSRPAPPPVPTPRISTSTPVVPSAPAFEAPTEEPKRTGPVIGIDLGTTNSCAAYVRNNKPGVLPSREGHNTVPSILALNTRGKLVVGHPARGQMLTNPRHTVYGAKRLVGRPYESPLVREIKDRFAYEIAPGDNGEAAVKLGDRIYSLQQISALILREVREVAQNQLGQPISRAVITVPAYYNDNQRQAVREAGRLAGLYVERILNEPTAAALAYGYGRKLTQRVLVYDLGGGTFDASVLELNDSIYEVVSTGGDTFLGGIDFDNAIIEYLLEQFHQQTGHTFQGDRVAMQRIHDAAERAKCALSERSEVRVHVAFITMIGGKPFDLDVPLTRDMLVHLTEKLVDRTLQVCAEVLDAKGLAPKDIDEIILVGGQSRFPLVHEKLSWFFGKAPAKNVHPDEAVALGAALLAHSLGQLEGVVLIDVLPMSIGVGLPGGRFKPVLERNASLPAAKSYQLATSRDDQQELDVIILQGDSERAMENEYLGTLKISGLPPGPRGSVKVSVTFEVNNECILKVIAREQTSGAEVMSIFSTRDTPEEVRAKMGLNPPHPAIPSGRPPLSPPGRPSLGGIPTVPTAAPKRPTIPPVSLPAAMAAASNEAAAPLGVVGWLKRLLGRT, translated from the coding sequence TTGCCTTTCTCGACCCCTGAGGAATTCCTGGCGAAGTACGGAGCCAACATCACCCTCGGAGGTCTCTACCTCCGCTCCAAGTCGGTGAAGCCTCCCGGCACGCGGGTCACCCTGGATCTCAAGCTCGCCGATGGCTCCCGCCTCATCCACGGCTCGGCGGTCATCCACTTCGTCACCGGTCAGGGGGGCCAGGGCATCTCCGGCATGGGGTTCCGCTTCCTTGAGATGGACCCGCCAACCCGGCGGTTCCTCGACTCCGCGGTGGCCGCCCTTCCACACGCCCAGTCATCCCTTCCTCCACTCCCAGCGGGAGTCGGACCGGCTGACTACTCGGTCCCCACCGGTGCTCCGCCCCCGACGGAGGCGCCGATCGGGCCCACCTTCACTCCGTGGCCCAACAGCATCCCCGTGGCTGCCTCCGCGCCTGTCGCCACGCCCGCGCCCGTGCCCACTCCGGCGGTGGCCTCGAGCCGTCCCGCTCCGCCCCCCGTGCCCACCCCGAGGATCTCCACGTCCACGCCCGTGGTGCCGAGCGCCCCCGCCTTCGAGGCCCCCACCGAGGAGCCCAAGCGGACCGGGCCCGTCATCGGCATCGACCTGGGGACGACCAACTCCTGCGCCGCCTACGTGCGCAACAACAAGCCCGGCGTCCTCCCCAGCCGCGAGGGGCACAACACCGTCCCCTCCATCCTCGCCCTCAACACCCGCGGCAAGCTCGTGGTGGGCCACCCCGCCAGGGGGCAGATGCTCACCAACCCCCGGCACACCGTCTACGGTGCCAAGCGGCTCGTCGGCCGTCCCTACGAGTCCCCTCTCGTCCGGGAGATCAAGGACCGCTTCGCCTACGAGATCGCCCCCGGCGACAACGGCGAGGCCGCCGTCAAGCTCGGGGATCGCATCTACTCGCTGCAGCAGATCTCCGCGCTCATCCTCCGCGAGGTGCGGGAGGTCGCCCAGAACCAGCTCGGCCAGCCCATCTCCCGCGCGGTCATCACCGTCCCCGCCTACTACAACGACAACCAGCGCCAGGCCGTGCGCGAGGCCGGCCGGCTCGCCGGGCTCTACGTGGAGCGCATCCTCAACGAGCCCACCGCCGCCGCGCTCGCCTACGGCTACGGCCGCAAGCTCACCCAGCGCGTGCTCGTGTACGACCTCGGCGGCGGCACCTTCGACGCCTCCGTCCTGGAGCTCAACGACTCCATCTACGAGGTGGTCTCCACCGGCGGCGACACCTTCCTCGGTGGCATCGACTTCGACAACGCCATCATCGAGTACCTGCTCGAGCAGTTCCACCAGCAGACCGGTCACACCTTCCAGGGTGACCGTGTCGCCATGCAGCGCATCCACGACGCCGCCGAGCGCGCCAAGTGCGCCCTCTCCGAGCGCTCCGAGGTGCGCGTCCACGTCGCCTTCATCACGATGATCGGCGGCAAGCCGTTCGATCTCGACGTGCCCCTCACCCGGGACATGCTCGTCCACCTCACCGAGAAGCTCGTCGACCGCACCCTCCAGGTCTGCGCCGAGGTGCTCGACGCCAAGGGCCTCGCCCCCAAGGACATCGACGAGATCATCCTCGTGGGCGGTCAGAGCCGCTTCCCGCTCGTCCACGAGAAGCTCTCCTGGTTCTTCGGCAAGGCGCCCGCCAAGAACGTCCACCCGGACGAGGCCGTGGCCCTCGGCGCCGCGCTGCTCGCGCACAGCCTGGGTCAGCTCGAGGGCGTCGTGCTCATCGACGTGCTGCCCATGTCCATCGGCGTGGGCCTGCCCGGCGGCCGCTTCAAGCCCGTCCTCGAGCGCAATGCCTCCCTGCCCGCCGCCAAGAGCTACCAGCTCGCCACCAGCCGGGATGATCAGCAGGAACTCGACGTGATCATCCTCCAGGGCGACTCGGAGCGCGCCATGGAGAACGAGTATCTCGGTACGCTGAAGATCTCCGGCCTGCCCCCGGGGCCTCGCGGCTCGGTGAAGGTGTCCGTCACCTTCGAGGTGAACAACGAGTGCATCCTCAAGGTCATCGCCCGCGAGCAGACCAGCGGCGCCGAGGTCATGAGCATCTTCAGCACCCGTGACACCCCGGAAGAGGTGCGCGCGAAGATGGGGTTGAACCCACCGCATCCCGCGATTCCCTCCGGGCGCCCTCCCCTGTCTCCTCCGGGGCGGCCCTCCCTCGGGGGGATTCCCACCGTTCCCACCGCGGCTCCCAAGCGGCCCACGATTCCTCCCGTTTCCCTCCCCGCCGCCATGGCCGCCGCCTCCAACGAGGCAGCCGCTCCGCTCGGCGTCGTGGGTTGGTTGAAACGGTTGCTCGGAAGGACTTGA